The Hippoglossus stenolepis isolate QCI-W04-F060 chromosome 11, HSTE1.2, whole genome shotgun sequence genome includes a window with the following:
- the LOC118118196 gene encoding uncharacterized protein LOC118118196 isoform X9, protein MHPIILLFVISLLHAYEARGSDTVTPVFVQKGKDLLLNVTAPVKLVKRSDFRWRFNDSNIFRLFDDNETNTIGPYHGRIEIFLQNHSLLLKNVQQADSGRYTAGVFGVNNTYVGKYSVTVQDPVSPVNGTVDLLSNSSDSCNLTVTCSTQDSHHINSTFRCDTNTCSQEEGGERSKVTTSGTSLRVHLSKGFSVICSHSNQVSLDEHITMIRDFCFSNPVPEPLSAIFIAIVTVTVIKVLVIIAIAAACVRHRKKKENMKVWTRKIQCTKMLRSKS, encoded by the exons atgcatcccatcattcttctctttgtcatttctctgcttcacgcATATGAAGCCCGAG gctccgacactgtgactcctgtatttgtgcagaagggGAAGGATCTGCTTCTCAACGTCACGGCTCCTGTTAAATTAGTTAAACGGAGTGATTTTAGATGGAGatttaatgattcaaacatatttagattatttgatgataacgAAACAAACACAATTGGCCCCTATCATGGAAGGATCGAGATTTTTCTTCAAAatcactctttgcttttgaagaatgtgcaacaagccgacagtggacgttacactgcaggtgttttcgGGGTCAATAACACTTATGTGGGTAAATACAGCGTCACAGTTCAAG atccagtgtctcCGGTTAATGGGACAGTGGACTTACTCTCCAATAGCTCAGACTCctgtaacctcacagtgacctgcagcacacaggactcccatcacatcaacagcacttttagatgtgacaccaacacctgcagccaggaggagggaggagagaggtcaaaggtcacgacCTCCGGCACCTCCCTCCGTGTCCACCTGTCCAAAGGCTTCTCAGTTATCTGTAGCCATAGCAACCAGGTCAGCTTGGACGAGCACATAACAATGATTAGggacttttgtttctcaaatcctg TCCCTGAACCACTGAGCGCTATCTTTATCGCcattgtcactgtcactgtcattaaggttttggtgataattgccatagcagcagcttgtgttcGACAtcggaaaaaaaaggaaaac atgaaagtgtggaCACGGAAAATACAGTGTACGAAAATGCTCAG GTCAAAATCGTGA